The Lycium ferocissimum isolate CSIRO_LF1 chromosome 8, AGI_CSIRO_Lferr_CH_V1, whole genome shotgun sequence DNA segment CATCTACCAACCCGACAGACTGTGCAAAGAAATGGTTGTTCACATCCACATCAAAGGTAAAGACCTCACGAGATGGCAACCTATGCTCTCCCAGTTGCTACAATACCCTTGAGCCTGCTGTTATGATGGGACTAATCCATGCTACTGTCAAACGAGTGTCATGCACTACTCTAGTTGTGTATTGTCTAGTCTGTGCTTTTGCTATTCACGTGTAATACTAGCAAGCTAGATTAGAATAGTGATGAACCTTGTCAGTTAATAGTACTAGTATCCAGATATTAGCTTGGCCCTACAGTAAATCTGGAGATTAGGAAATGAGAGGTGccttatttttttgagaaacaGGTGGTTTGCCCTGTTTGGGTTTGTAACTATTCACTTTGGTATTaataatattcaaaaaaaaaaaaaaaaaaaaaaaaggtaaaaattatGTGGGGTGTATACTTTTTGAACCATGGTATCCAAAGTTTAGTCACCATTTGAGGTATaacaattaaaataattattttcatttgaaTTGTACGAGTTCAAACTCCATGATAAGATGTTGGAGTTTGAACCGTGATTAGAGGCGTTCACGGTTTGGTGAAAATCGATCCAGACCGAAAATTGATTGAATAAAAATATACTATTtggatttggtttgattttattttattaaaaacaaatgAAGATTTAATAGAGTGAACCGAATAATTatgtacataattttttttatagttttatacgtaaatattaattttcataaataattttaaatattgtaatttttcataatttttttttgtcttatcaTCAATTTAATGGGCTGTAAGCCTTAAGCCAATTTTGATAAAAGAAAGATATAATGTCAAATTAGTTTATGTAGCGAAACAACTattctctccgtcccaatttatataagGGTGTTTGACTGaccacgaaatttaagaaataaagaaagacttcaGTGAACATCACCAGCTACCATACTAAAAATGTAATGAAGGATTATAAGTTGGTAAAGAACATATAATCCTTTTGTAATTgtagtaaaaaaataaagagagagagagagagagagagactattagttttcttaaaaatcgaaAAATTGAGCGAAACCGAACTAAACAGACAACAACTAAATCGATAAATGTTTATTATATTTGGTTTAGTAATTTAAATATCAACTAAattagttttgtttgatttttataattgaaaaaatgacTAAATTAATTTGGTTGATTTTACCCAAAAATCGATCCAAACCGATGCATGAGCACCCCCTAATTGTGATAGACTCCATGCTAGATTGTCATGATTTCTAGTTTTCATGGTACCCAATGTACACTTATTTCATTTACTCTAACAGATTGTCACGATTTTTAAATTTCACTCATGGTACATCTtataaacctttttttttgggtaataaaCAGACCTATTTTATTTACCAAAACTGGAGTTTTGTAAAAGCTCTCAACTAGCatcttaggaaaaaaaaaaaaaaaaaactaggctTGGATAGAGTCCTAAGCTCTAGATCAACATAAACCAATCGTAAACTATCATCAAAGCAAGTCTACATGTTTCTCAGGGATAGAAGTTCAACTCGGCCACCTTTTTTTCTAGCCTTGGTCGCATCATACCTCTAGCAACCGATTCTTGGATGATCAACTTAGTGAGAACATTCGGAGGTCGACTCTTGCCTTGAAATACTCTATTGTTCCTCTCCTGCCATAGTAAATACACCTATCCAGCAAGTACAATTCTGCAAATTTGTGAGTTATCAACTTTGCCATTCACATTTTCTATCATCCATTCCACTTCTGCACTCCATGCCATAGCTCTTTATTATAACTTTGCCAAGTTAACAGTGGTTCCCAAACAGCCGTAGAGTAAGGGCATAAGAAGAAGAGATGGTCCACAGATTCCTCCACTCCATCACACAAGGGACAAACACTATCCTTAATGAGATGCCACTTCTTAAGCCTATTTCTGGTACATATTTCTGGTATACCATTTTCCATGAAGAGCCAGAAACAGGATGAAAATCCATTTAGGAGCTCCCAAGTTATTACAAGTCAACCTTCTCCATGCTACTTTTGGATGATCACCTCTGAGCTTAGTATACATATGTTTAATAGAGAATGTTGTAGAGTCTTGAACCATATGACATTCCAACCAGCCTCCTCAAGAGTCTTAACATCCTTGAAAATCTTTTACAACATTGACGAAGCTTGTTTAGGTAGGAAGTTGCATATATAGTTTGTCCCTTGGTTTGTCCCTTGAAATAGTAGGCATGCACCCATCTCACCCATAGCTTGTCTTCTTTTTTGCACAAGTTCCAAAGCATTTTACAAATGGCAGCCTTGTTCCATGTGGGAATGTGTAGTATGTTCAATCCTCCTGCAATTCTGGGAAGACATAACTGCTTCCATGCTGCCAGtgctttctttgatgattcAGTGTCTCCAATTAATGAGAAGATCCTGCAAATCACATCAATTGCTTTCACCACCTTCTTGGACAGGATAAATATCTGAGCCTAGAAGGTTTGGATTGCAAACAGTACAAATTTGAGTAATTGCACCCTACCAGCATAAGACAACAATTTAGAGGACCAGTGACAAACCCACCCTATCATTTTATCAATTAAAGGAACACATTGAATAGCAGACAGTCTCTTTGTTCTTAGAGGCACCCCTAAGTATATGAAAGCTAAAGTTCCCTGTGTGAACTGTAGCTTATTCAGTATAGCCTGTTGAGTAGAGTAGTCCAAACCACCAAAATAACAGAGCTTTTACTTGTATTGACAATCAGTCCAGAAGCTGTGGAAAATTTCTGAAAGCAATCAAATAATTTCTCCACTGACTTGATGTCACCTTTACAAAATAGCAGAAGGTCATCTGCAAAACCAAGTTGCACTATATGAAGCCTACTACACCTAGGATGATATTTGAAGTCAGGGTCCCTTCTCAATGTTTACAACAATCTGTTCAGCTACTCCATACACTATACAAATGAATAAGGAGAATTTTTTTGCAATGGGTCACCATTCATGGCCTATGAAGCCTCAACCCTCTGTTTGCTGCAAAGGTCTCTGTAAGTTTGTCATTAACCATAATCGAATAAGGAGACAATGGGTCACCTTGCCTCAACCCTCTGTTTGCAGTTGTGACACACACACATTATCTATCTAATAAATTTAGCAGGAAAATTGAGTCCAATTAGTACTTGCTCAAGAAACACCCATTCAATGGAATCATAAGCCTTCTACATATTAATATTTAGCATACACCTAGCAGAAATTCCCTTCCTACCATACCCTTTGACTAGGTCATGACTCAATGTGATGTTATCATTTATAAGTCTCCATGGTGCAAAAGTTGTTTTAAGTATTTTCCACTAGCAGTGACATTACATTTTGTAACCTAGTAGTAATCACCTTAGAAATAATCTTATATAGAATAGTACAACAAGAAATAGGCCTATATTCTTTCACTGTAGTAGGAT contains these protein-coding regions:
- the LOC132067078 gene encoding uncharacterized protein LOC132067078, translated to MYQLMRIFSLIGDTESSKKALAAWKQLCLPRIAGGLNILHIPTWNKAAICKMLWNLCKKEDKLWVRWVHAYYFKGQTKGQTIYATSYLNKLRQCCKRFSRMLRLLRRLVGMSYGSRLYNILY